In the Candidatus Peregrinibacteria bacterium genome, CTTGGAAATCCTGAAAAAAACATAAGATTTGTTCATGTGACAGGTTCAAAGGGCAAGGGTTCTGTATGCGCTATGACGGCATCAATACTCAAAGAGGCAGGGTGGAAAGTTGGGCTTTTTACCTCTCCGCATATTCAAAAATGGAATGAGCGGGTGAGGGTAAATGGTGTCGATATAAGTGATGAAGACTTGAAAATATTTGAGAATCGGGTTGATACAATATGTAGCGAAATTCAAATTGAGCTCACTGAAATGGAGAGGTTTTTTATGATTGCACTTGGATATTTCGGCGAACAAAAAGTTGAGATTGCCGTAGTTGAGGTCGGGATAGGGGGGAGAAAGGATGCGACAAATGTGATTGATGGGATAGTCTCAATTATTACAAATATCGAGCTTGAGCACACTGAAATACTTGGGGAGACATTGGAGAAAATTGCGCTGGATAAAGCCGGGATAATTAAGGAAGGTTCAGTGTGTATAACTGCCGAAACGGATAGTCGATTAATCGAAGTTTTTGCGAAAGAGGCCGGTGAAAAAAAAGCGAAATTGATAGTGCTCGAGCCATCTGACACGGATTTGATTAGTCAAACTATCAAGGGTCAGGTTTTTAATTTTATGAATTATAATAACGTAGAAATCCCTCTACTTGGACGACACCAAACTTCAAATGCGACGATCGCAATAATGTGCTGCGAGGCACTGAATACAAAGGGAGTAAAGATAGATGAAAACAACATTCGAAATGGACTCAAAAATGTAAGTTGGCCACTCCGACTCGAAGTGATAAATTTGAAAGATAAAAACATGCCGACAATAATTATCGATGGAGCGCATACGCCAAAATCAATACAAAGAGTCGTGCAATCCCTCAACAAACTCTGTAATCAAAAGAAAAAAATAGTTATCGCCGGATTTTCGGAAGATAAAAAATATGCCAAAATACTAGAGATACTGCTTAAAGATTTGATATCTCCCAAAGATGAATTAATCCTTACTCAAGCCAAATATAAAGGTTTGGATGTTGATACTATAGCCGAGTGCCTAAATGGAGCGCACGCCCATATCACGTATTCAGTCGCTACAGCGCACGCAAAAGCTCAAAAGCTGGCACAAAAAACGGATGTTATTATCTGCCTCGGAAGTCTTTATCTCGGTGCGGAATACTATAAAATTCTTACTAAATCTTCATATATAAATCTATAATTCCAAAAGTCTGCCCGGGCAGACTTTGGCGTGTGGGCGCAGACGGATAAGCGGAGGTACTTT is a window encoding:
- a CDS encoding folylpolyglutamate synthase/dihydrofolate synthase family protein, which gives rise to MIFIKVIYEKFEKLRLVMGVLGNPEKNIRFVHVTGSKGKGSVCAMTASILKEAGWKVGLFTSPHIQKWNERVRVNGVDISDEDLKIFENRVDTICSEIQIELTEMERFFMIALGYFGEQKVEIAVVEVGIGGRKDATNVIDGIVSIITNIELEHTEILGETLEKIALDKAGIIKEGSVCITAETDSRLIEVFAKEAGEKKAKLIVLEPSDTDLISQTIKGQVFNFMNYNNVEIPLLGRHQTSNATIAIMCCEALNTKGVKIDENNIRNGLKNVSWPLRLEVINLKDKNMPTIIIDGAHTPKSIQRVVQSLNKLCNQKKKIVIAGFSEDKKYAKILEILLKDLISPKDELILTQAKYKGLDVDTIAECLNGAHAHITYSVATAHAKAQKLAQKTDVIICLGSLYLGAEYYKILTKSSYINL